A single region of the Chelonia mydas isolate rCheMyd1 chromosome 4, rCheMyd1.pri.v2, whole genome shotgun sequence genome encodes:
- the MBOAT4 gene encoding ghrelin O-acyltransferase: MDWANPLALHPLAFYQLVAFPFAVSFHYLCTSGSLSLNARYAFMFALIPCLYVLLLVGGCLLACAAMGWYALLLFIPTFCSVAIFHSVGPLQVHTWAFVLQMSWQTLCHLGLHYRGHYLQGAPCVRYQAAMHKPTLAEPGHARTVFRHFRKAMPRGGSHVALKMAPSTQRDLARSTMGVFREQHCGTPITATLLALSPPCRLTIALSSLMLQTQKVTSLALDIHEGKVTMGSERGDGREPLLQALPLCSYLLFFPALLGGPLCSFRRFQVQIQGSCTSQPTRPLRAAGQKCLCALALHLLRMAVRSCGAPLACLTDCTGFGCVYVVWHSALLFKLAYYSQWVLDEALLSAAGFGLELGHAPGAEAACGDLSDADIWTLETTNRIALFTRTWNKSTSRWLRRLIFKRSPAQPLLATFAFSAWWHGLHPGQVFGFLCWAAMVEADYRIHPFLRSLAKSWHTKLLYKALTWVQTQLIIAYIMAAVEMRNFSALWLLGASYNSFFPLLYGVSLLWLVVRSRQK; the protein is encoded by the exons ATGGATTGGGCAAATCCGCTTGCTCTTCACCCTCTAGCTTTCTACCAGCTGGTTGCATTTCCATTTGCCGTTTCCTTTCACTATCTCTGCACCTCTGGGTCTCTCTCGCTAAATGCCAGGTATGCTTTCATGTTTGCTTTAATTCCATGCTT GTACGTCTTGCTCCTGGTGGGAGGCTGCCTTCTAGCGTGTGCTGCCATGGGATGGTATGCCCTGCTGCTCTTCATCCCCACCTTCTGCTCCGTGGCCATTTTCCACTCAGTCGGCCCACTGCAGGTCCACACATGGGCATTTGTGCTCCAGATGTCCTGGCAGACTCTCTGCCACCTGGGCCTGCACTACAGGGGACATTATTTGCAAGGAGCCCCATGCGTCAGGTACCAGGCAGCAATGCACAAGCCCACCT TGGCGGAGCCGGGACACGCCAGAACCGTGTTCCGGCACTTTCGCAAGGCCATGCCACGTGGAGGAAGCCATGTTGCTCTCAAAATGGCACCCTCCACACAGCGCGACCTTGCACGCAGCACCATGGGCGTGTTCCGGGAGCAGCACTGCGGGACTCCTATCACAGCCACTCTGCTTGCTCTCTCCCCCCCTTGCAGGTTGACAATCGCCCTCTCGTCTCTCATGCTGCAGACCCAGAAGGTCACATCGCTGGCTCTGGATATCCACGAAGGGAAGGTGACGATGGGATCTGAacggggggatgggagggagccaCTGCTGCAGGCACTGCCTCTGTGCAGTTACCTGCTCTttttccctgccctgctgggaggccCGCTGTGCTCCTTTAGGAGATTTCAGGTCCAGATCCAGGGCTCATGCACTTCACAGCCCACGCGTCCCTTGAGGGCTGCAGGCCAGAAATGCCTTTGTGCCCTGGCTTTGCACCTGCTGAGAATGGCTGTGAGGAGCTGCGGAGCCCCACTGGCCTGCCTGACGGACTGCACCGGCTTTGGCTGTGTGTACGTCGTGTGGCATTCTGCCCTGCTCTTCAAACTGGCGTATTActcccagtgggtgctcgacGAGGCTCTCCTCAGCGCAGCGGgctttgggctggagcttggccATGCCCCCGGTGCAGAGGCTGCCTGCGGCGACCTCTCTGATGCAGACATATGGACCTTGGAGACCACCAACAGAATAGCCCTCTTCACCAGGACCTGGAACAAGAGCACTTCCCGGTGGCTGAGGAGGCTCATCTTCAAGcgcagccccgctcagcccctgTTGGCCACCTTTGCCTTCTCGGCCTGGTGGCACGGGCTCCACCCAGGGCAAGTGTTTGGCTTCTTGTGCTGGGCAGCGATGGTGGAGGCTGATTACCGTATTCACCCTTTTCTCCGTTCACTTGCGAAGTCCTGGCACACCAAACTGCTGTATAAGGCCCTGACTTGGGTCCAGACCCAGCTAATTATTGCGTACATCATGGCTGCGGTGGAGATGAGGAACTTCTCTGCACTCTGGCTGCTGGGTGCCTCCTACAACAGCTTCTTCCCTCTCCTGTACGGTGTTTCACTGCTGTGGCTGGTCGTGAGATCCAGACAAAAATGA